One region of Gottschalkia purinilytica genomic DNA includes:
- the nadC gene encoding carboxylating nicotinate-nucleotide diphosphorylase: protein MLDKFLIKKIIENALAEDISGGDITSNYLISEYKKGEGKITVKEDGVISGLDVVEMTFKTIDENLAFKKLKKDGDIVKKGDDVAIIKGTLVNILKGERVALNFLQRMSGIASKSRRYAEKVKDLPVRVVDTRKTTPGLRLIEKYSVKVGGCFNHRYNLSDCVMIKDNHIKSVGGIKEAIKITRENVPHTIKIEVEVESLRELEEALEAKADIIMLDNMNIDCMKKAIEINKGRAILEASGNIKEDNIRQIAELGIDIISVGDLTHSIKSLDISLNII from the coding sequence TTGCTTGATAAGTTTCTAATAAAAAAAATAATAGAAAATGCTCTAGCTGAGGATATAAGTGGAGGAGATATTACAAGTAATTATCTAATAAGTGAGTATAAGAAAGGTGAGGGCAAAATAACTGTAAAAGAAGATGGAGTTATATCAGGACTAGATGTTGTAGAGATGACTTTTAAAACTATAGATGAGAATTTAGCTTTTAAAAAGCTAAAAAAAGATGGTGATATAGTTAAAAAAGGTGATGATGTAGCTATTATTAAAGGTACACTAGTTAATATATTAAAGGGGGAGAGAGTTGCATTAAACTTTTTACAGAGAATGTCTGGAATAGCTTCAAAATCAAGAAGATATGCAGAAAAAGTTAAAGACTTACCTGTAAGAGTAGTTGATACTAGAAAAACTACTCCAGGACTTAGATTAATAGAAAAGTACTCTGTTAAAGTAGGAGGATGCTTTAATCATAGATACAATCTGTCAGACTGTGTAATGATTAAAGATAATCATATCAAGTCAGTAGGGGGTATAAAAGAAGCAATAAAAATTACAAGAGAAAATGTACCTCATACAATAAAAATAGAAGTTGAAGTAGAGTCACTAAGGGAACTAGAAGAAGCACTAGAAGCCAAAGCTGATATTATAATGCTTGATAATATGAATATAGATTGTATGAAAAAAGCTATAGAGATTAATAAAGGAAGAGCTATACTAGAAGCTTCAGGAAATATAAAAGAAGATAATATAAGACAAATAGCTGAACTAGGTATAGATATTATATCAGTTGGAGATTTAACTCATTCTATAAAGAGTCTTGATATTAGTTTAAATATAATATGA
- a CDS encoding transcription repressor NadR: MIILNTEDRRRTMWNILQREEKPIKGTKLAEEFNVSRQVIVQDIALLRAEGFDIIATPQGYVIPKYKENNIIKKIVTKHFNLEEMEEELRIMIDYGARVLDVIVEHPIYGEIKGILDIGYKEELDSFMKKLRQQKAEPLSSLTDGIHIHTIEVPSEENFNKIKDKLKEKNYSV; the protein is encoded by the coding sequence ATGATTATATTGAATACTGAAGATAGAAGAAGAACAATGTGGAATATACTACAGAGAGAAGAAAAGCCTATAAAAGGTACAAAGCTTGCAGAAGAATTTAATGTGTCTAGACAAGTTATAGTACAAGATATAGCACTTTTGAGAGCAGAAGGTTTTGATATTATAGCTACCCCTCAAGGCTATGTTATACCTAAATACAAAGAAAATAATATTATAAAAAAAATAGTAACAAAGCATTTTAACTTAGAAGAGATGGAAGAAGAACTTAGAATAATGATTGATTATGGCGCTAGAGTTTTAGATGTTATAGTAGAACATCCCATATATGGAGAGATAAAAGGTATTCTTGATATTGGTTATAAAGAAGAACTTGATAGCTTTATGAAAAAACTAAGACAGCAAAAAGCGGAGCCACTATCATCATTAACAGATGGAATACACATTCATACTATAGAAGTTCCTAGTGAAGAAAATTTCAATAAAATAAAAGATAAGTTAAAGGAAAAAAATTACTCTGTTTAG